Below is a genomic region from Microbulbifer sp. ALW1.
GTTTTCAGTGGCTGCAAAAGTGAATTTGGTAATAAGGTTCGCCGCCATTTTTCGCCTTTGCTTTCACGCACAAACAGGCATTGATGGCCAAAGTCCACATCCTGTACGCGTAGCCTGACCGTTTCCATCACCCGCAAGCCAGAACCATACATCAGGCTGGCGGCAAGTTTATGATGTCCCCGCATTTCCCCTAATACAGCGACCGCTTCTTCATGAGTAAACACTACGGGTAGTCTTTTCCCTTTACTGGTTCGCTCGAACTGGAGATCACCAAGGTCGATACTCAAAAACTGCTTGTATAAAAAGACCACCGCATTGAGTGCCGTCTTTTGAGTGTTGATAGAAACTGCACGGCGATTCGCCAAATAACCCAGCCACTCATCTACATGCTTCGTCCCCATCTCATCAGGGCGCTGCATCTTGTGAAACCGGATAAAGTCCTTTACCCAAAAACAGTAGGTCTTCTCCGTTTTGTACGCCATGTGACGTGAACGCATGAACGCTCGGAATCGATCCATAAATCGAGTTGGGCGGGCCGGTAGGGGAGTTGGTATATCGTCCATTCTGCAATCCTTTGCACAAAGACAAGGAGTGTATTTTTATACAGTATTTTGGCAAAACTTGACTAAGAATCAACCTGTATTTTCAGCATGCCGACCACTATTCCGTCTGACCCAGTCGAAAAAGACTAAAAAGATAGAAAAATCAATAAGTTGTGTATTTTGTGGGAGCTGAAGATAGTGGTCGAGCAGAGCGATTTATGGTCGCGGGCTAAATGATATTAATGGCCCTAAACCGTTGAATTAACTAGGATTTTGATCAACTATGGTGTTAAAAGGCGCTAGGAATAAGAATCAAAGAATAGTAGCCTTGGAGGCTAGGATTAAAATGTTATGGTTAAGGCCAGGTTCATAGAGAGAATAATGAAAAACATACTGCTGGGGATTTTTGCTGTCTTTGCAAATCAGAGCTTTGCATGTGAAGAGTCTGACGCGGAAATTTTTGTGCGAGATGTAAAGGTATATCAGCATCAGGGGCAAACTTGTACATCCTTTCAGATACTTCTCAGTGAATTTGTAGAGAATAAAAATCGATATATTGATTCTGCGTACTTAAATATTATTGATGAAAACAATAAAGTAGTAGCTCAATTCGCCCCAGAGTTGGAGCGTCCAGGCTTCGGTAATGTGCTTCTATCTATGTGTGTCTCAAAGGAATACATAGAAAATTCTCGGGTATTTCTAAAT
It encodes:
- a CDS encoding integron integrase; translation: MDDIPTPLPARPTRFMDRFRAFMRSRHMAYKTEKTYCFWVKDFIRFHKMQRPDEMGTKHVDEWLGYLANRRAVSINTQKTALNAVVFLYKQFLSIDLGDLQFERTSKGKRLPVVFTHEEAVAVLGEMRGHHKLAASLMYGSGLRVMETVRLRVQDVDFGHQCLFVRESKGEKWRRTLLPNSLLQPLKTQVEFALALHRRDLEEGFGEVYLPGALAKKYPRAATSPGWQYVFPAPERATDPRSGVIRRHHIGEQQVRRAVANALRLTGIRKKASCHTFRHSFATNLLSKGTDIRNIQELLGHSDVNTTMIYTHVIGVHERGVVSPLD